In Vicugna pacos chromosome 6, VicPac4, whole genome shotgun sequence, the DNA window AAAATCTTCATTGGGCCAGCAGAAACTCAAAGCAAGGAGTTCTAGAGGTCCAGGACCAAACGGGGTGCAGAGATAGCAAAGCAGACCCAGACAGGATACATTTTAAAGCACTGCCAGCTTCCCCATCACTACTCCCCTGGTGGTGAGTTCAGATTCCACAGCCTTCCGTTCACAGGGTCGTGTCACAGCCCCCAAGGGAAGCTGGCCCAGAAACCGGACTCCTAAGCAAATCTATCCAGAGGCAGGAGTCGGGATGCTTCTGGATTGCCACCCCCCTCCCAAGCCTGCCCCCAGCCCACCTGAAAGGCTCCATGGAGGTTGTAGTCCAGTGACAGGATGAGGTCCACGTCCCGTGTGGGCCGCAGGAGGGGTGGGCAGCTGGTGTTGACAAGGTAGCCAACATCCAGCAGGCAAAGGTAGGGCTCTGCAGGTGTCAGCTCATTGGGGAGGCCATCCAGCTTGGCGGCTGGAAAGGTAGGGGGTCGGGTGGAGAGCAGCTGTCACTGGTGCTGAGCACCAGCCCCCTCCAGCCTAACACCAGCTCCTTGCTGCTGAGGGAGGaaggccctgccctccagctcctgCTCAATCCTGCCAAAGCAGCACCTCAATTCCTGAGGTCTCACGGATGGGCCCTGACCCCAACATAAGGAGAGTAAAAAGGGTTCCAGCTCCAAGCAACCCAGGGAACTGAGCTCAAAGGGCTTGGGGCTGAGGGGTTGGAGAGTGCACATGTCTGGACCAGGGACCCAAGGCTCAGGCGACCATGGGAAGACTTTGAAGAGCTGGgaccaggaagagaaaagcagacACCTTTCCAGGAAGAGAAGTGAGGATGGTGGAAATAGTCCTTGTGGAAAGAGAGGCCATGCAGGAAATTGTGGGTGGCCTGGGCAAGTGGACGCCGCGTCAGAAGGTCAGTGAAAAACTCAGCTATCCTGCCAGCCACTGTGGGAGGTTCTTCTATCTTCAGAAGGGGAACCTGCTCCTTGTCTGCAGTCAAGAAGGAGGAACAGGGATCCCTGGACCTTTAGTCTGGCCTCTATGGACTCCCAAAGGCCTGAgatccccctcctccccaaataCAGCTCCACTCGCTGCCTCTCCCATCCAGGTGAGGGAGCCTGGACACCTACCCAGGCTGGCCTGATCCTGTGCCCAGCGGTCCCAGAACTGGCTGGGCTCTGAGGACCAATATAAGCTGTCCTGGAGGTTGGCTGCATACAGGTTGCTCCAGATACCTGAGAAGGAGACACGAGTGGGAGAGTCCCCCACTTTGTTGCAACCTGACCCTCCCCCAACCCACCCAGGGACTGAGCTGGGAAGGCAGAGCCCACCATTCCACTCAGGCCCATTCTCCCCACTACCCCAGCTTCCCCAGCCTCCCAGACCCCTCACCTTCCAGGAAGCAGATGCGGGACTCAGGAAGCTGCTTTGTCAGGCGCCCCATGAAGAACTCGGAGCCAAAGAGCTCAGCGGGGATGAAGGCACCGTACTTGGGAAAGCCGACCTCGTAGGGGGAGAACTCGCACCACTCTGTGAAGAGGCCACACGGACTCACCGTGGGGCCCAGAACCTGAGGACCCTGGGCACCAATGCACCCACCACAGGCCTCGTGACAGGCAGCCTGGTGACCAGGAGGCTCAGCCTTGTTGCTGGCACCCTGAGTGTTGGACCTACGGCCCTTGGCCCCATCCCAAAGCTGAGTGACTCCAGTAGGATGACAGGCTCTGGAAAGCATGGGGCCAGGCCCAGAAGTGCTAGGTGTGACGCCCACTTTCATACACAGGCCCAGCTACCTCTCATCCTGCCAACTGCAAGAGCACGGGCCTCAGCTCTGGGGCTACTTACCCCCAAATTCAAAGGTAGTCAGGTTCCGTTCCTTGGTGTTGAGAGCACAGTAGATGGGCAGAGGGTTCTGGCCACGACTTAGGGCCTCCCGCTGGTCTGAGAGTTTGTGGTCATGGGGCTAGGGGAAGATAATTTGAACCAAAAGCCATGGCTTCCCAGGGCTTTTTCCACCCCCGATGCCCAAGGCTGCTCTCCAGCCCTGGACCTGGCCCTTTGGTGGCCGGCCACCCCCCATCACCCGCCCCCCAACAACTCCCCGCCCTAATCACCTCCCCAGCCACACCCCTCCCCGCACCTCGCCGTGCAACAGTGCCTCGTTGATGAGGGCCCACAGGTTGGTGAAGCAGTTCGGGTAGCCCAGGCGGGCACGCTCAGCCAGCTCCTCCCGATACCGCTGCAGCTGCCTGGGGGCCAGCACGCCCAGCTTGCTCTTGGTCACCTGGGCCTTCAGTGACTCAATGGGCCCTGCCAGGTCCTTCTGAGACCACTCTGGGTCCTCGTAGAGGCTAGCCAAAGCCCTGGGAAAAGCCAAAGCCAGAGGGATCATCACTCAAGGGCCCCATCATAGGCCTTGGGCTCTGTACCCTAGGACAAGAGTCTGACAAGCACCATCCAGGGGCCCGGGTCCACTTGAACACGTTTCTCTCTGGCACGTGCATTCTCCCAGCCCTTCCAAGTTGGTCAGGGAGGCCTGTGGAGTCTAGGAGAGCCGTACCACCACACCCTCCTGCCAAGACCCAATTAGCCACCCCCAGGTTCCAGCACTCGACCTGCTGCCAGCTCACCAGGTGGAGCCAGAGGCCCCTGTGATGTAGGAGATGCAATCCAAGAGGCCCAGCTCCTTCAGGCCGGCCAGCTGCCCATACAGGGAGGTCATGGCCCGGATTCCACCACCAGTGGCCATAACAGCTACCACTGGGATCTGGAAGAGAGAACagccaggctcagagaggccttAGGAAGACGGAAGGCCATGCCACAGGAGAGGAGGTAGCAAGCCAAGAGGCGACTCAGCTCACCCATAGCTAAGGCTGGTCAAGATCTGATCACGGCTTTTGGGACCAGTTCTAGTCAGGCCTCCTAAGAAGGGTCTAGTCAAAAGTAACCTTGCGAGGGTAAGGCCTGTCTGGTTTTAAGAACTCCAGGAAGAACGGACAAGTTCCAGTCCTCATCTCCTCACCTCCAGCCCCTGAGGAGTTTGGTGGTTGCTTTCTTGAAGCCCCTGGGCCCCCAGGTCCCCCACATGGCCACCCCTCTCCCTCTCGCAAGGAGAGGTCATTTCCTTAGGAGATGCACCAGGTCGATCCAAACCTCCAGGGACTGCCCTGGACCAGCCGGTGGCCCTCAGGCTGTATGTCTCACTGATCCATCAGACTGGGCCTAGTCTCAAAATCTGGACCAGGCCAGGAATCAAGAAACAATGAGAAGAAAAGCTAGCCCAGCGAGGCAGCTTGAAAGCTGCAGGTGCCTCATGTAACGCTCTGCATTTGATGCCGTCAAGCTCCTGACAACAGCACGTGAGCAGGAAGCAGAGCAGGGCTCAAGCCTGGCTCGGCACCGGCTCTGGTCCGGTTAGGGAACAACCGGTCCCAGCATCCAGCACTGAACTGGGGGACGCCCACCCAATCCAGCCCAGTCCCCAGACCTCATCCTCCTGCAGGTCTCCATCCAGCTGCAGGGCCTGCTTCAGGGCCCTGGCCACCACCTGCCGCCTCCTGCTCAGGAAGGCCCGCTCCTCGGCGCAGGGCTCACAGCCCAGCCGCACGGCCAGCTCCCTCGGTCTGGGTGGGAAGGAAGGGACCGTGAGGCAGCTCCCGGCCTCGTCAGAGAAGGGGAAGCTGGGCCTGCCTCCCCGGAAAGGCCCACCAccatccttctctccctcctcttcccaacTCTCAGCCCTGCTCCTGTGCCCTGACTGAAGTGTGACGTGTGTGGATGATGGGAGAAGGTGAACCCAGACCCTTGTGGGGACACCCTTGGGCACTGCAGCACAACAGGTGCACAGGACCAGGAGTGGTGACCAGAGGCCCCTGGATGGGACCCAACACCATTGATCCACTTCCACCTCTCAGCTGTTGTGTGTCACCCACCCAAAAATGACTTCAAAGTGGGTGGGGAACAGGGCTCCCACCACTTCATGGTGGGAAGCTAGCCTCCCGGGCATGCGGAGGGCCCGTGTGGGCGGCTCCTCTTGTCTCCTGAAGGTTAGCAGAGGCCCGTCCACAACTGCCTCCCGAAGGGCCTTGACTGAGCACCTCTCAGCTTCCTGCCGTCTGCCTCTCACCACTCTCCCACCTTCACCTGTTCTTCCAGCCAAACATTTAGCAAGTGCCTCCTAAGTGCCAGGCACAGGACGAGACACACACCCCTCTGACTGCTTCAAAAACGCATGTGAAAAGTTGACAAAAAGAGCTTTCATCTGCTGAGGCTCCCACACCTCATGCCTCACCCTGGGAGCAACCCCTGAGCATCTCTGCTAGGAGTCAGCCCATCCCCCTCGCTCCTCCAGGCTGAATGCCCTGGCTGCTGTCCCCCGTGACCttccccagggcccagccagcATCTCACCCTTCTTCTTTTTTCAGCTCCACCCTCATCAGGGGCTCCTGAAAACCATGAACACTCCAGTCACAAAGATTGGCCACTCTGTTCCCTCATCCCAACCCAAGCCATGTCCCAGGACTTCCCCATGTTCCCTTGGGCCCCAGCCATCTCCACAGGGGCCAGGTCTGAGGCCCGAGGGCAGGGATGCTCAGAGGACCCCCTCCCCAGAGTCTGGCCCAGCACTTGTCCAGGTCAGGGCCTGAGGACAGAAGCTGCTAGAGAAGCAGGCCAGCCCTTcaaggcctggggcctgggcccagCCTTGCCCGTgcatctgtctttctttctctgggtGACCAGTACCTGGGACGTAGGGAAGACGAGTCTCACCACTTGGCCAGAGGGCAGGGCCCTCAAGGGCACCTTCAGACGCTCTTGGGGGGCGTCCTGCAGGGAGGATGAAAGAAGACCTAAGAATCTCCACCCCTCCGTTCCAGCAGGGACCTCACCAACGGCCCCTGGGAGTGACAGAAAAGCAATAGGAAGGGGGACAGGAGACAGGTCGACTCCACACTTCCCAGGTGCCTGACTCTGATGGGGGGTGGGGCTCAGGGTGAGCAGAGGGACAGGCTGGCAGGAGGCGCTGGGAAGGAGGCGGAGGGGCCCTGCAGCTCCGGCACCCAGGAGGAAGCCGTGCACTACCTGCAGGTAAACACTCAGCTCCTGCTCCCAGCAGGCCGGGCAATGGAAGCAGAAGGAGCCGGCTTCCACCGAGGCCTCCTGCGGACCTTCACGGGACCCAGGAAGCACCAGATGAACTCTGC includes these proteins:
- the PLA2G4B gene encoding cytosolic phospholipase A2 beta isoform X2 gives rise to the protein MALAKVPGTCLLTIRVLQARGLPSKDLVTPSDCYVTLWLPTASSHQLQTRTVKNSRNPIWNQSFHFRIHSQLKNIVQLKVFDQDLLTKDDTLLSVLFDVGTLQTGESRHETFSLNPQGKEQLEVEFRLQSLTDCEQLVSNGILVARELSCLHVRLEKAGDQKESEGRVHLVLPGSREGPQEASVEAGSFCFHCPACWEQELSVYLQDAPQERLKVPLRALPSGQVVRLVFPTSQEPLMRVELKKEEGPRELAVRLGCEPCAEERAFLSRRRQVVARALKQALQLDGDLQEDEIPVVAVMATGGGIRAMTSLYGQLAGLKELGLLDCISYITGASGSTWALASLYEDPEWSQKDLAGPIESLKAQVTKSKLGVLAPRQLQRYREELAERARLGYPNCFTNLWALINEALLHGEPHDHKLSDQREALSRGQNPLPIYCALNTKERNLTTFEFGEWCEFSPYEVGFPKYGAFIPAELFGSEFFMGRLTKQLPESRICFLEGIWSNLYAANLQDSLYWSSEPSQFWDRWAQDQASLDKEQVPLLKIEEPPTVAGRIAEFFTDLLTRRPLAQATHNFLHGLSFHKDYFHHPHFSSWKAAKLDGLPNELTPAEPYLCLLDVGYLVNTSCPPLLRPTRDVDLILSLDYNLHGAFQQLQLLGQFCQEQGIPFPPVSPSPEEQCQPRECHLFSDPACPDAPAVLHFPLVNASFREHSAPGVRRTAEEQEAGEVNLSSSDSPYHYSKVTYSQEDADKLLRLTHYNICNNQERLLEALREAVQRRRQRLRCRPE
- the PLA2G4B gene encoding cytosolic phospholipase A2 beta isoform X1, whose translation is MARVRIPYQELEAGRCRAKVPGTCLLTIRVLQARGLPSKDLVTPSDCYVTLWLPTASSHQLQTRTVKNSRNPIWNQSFHFRIHSQLKNIVQLKVFDQDLLTKDDTLLSVLFDVGTLQTGESRHETFSLNPQGKEQLEVEFRLQSLTDCEQLVSNGILVARELSCLHVRLEKAGDQKESEGRVHLVLPGSREGPQEASVEAGSFCFHCPACWEQELSVYLQDAPQERLKVPLRALPSGQVVRLVFPTSQEPLMRVELKKEEGPRELAVRLGCEPCAEERAFLSRRRQVVARALKQALQLDGDLQEDEIPVVAVMATGGGIRAMTSLYGQLAGLKELGLLDCISYITGASGSTWALASLYEDPEWSQKDLAGPIESLKAQVTKSKLGVLAPRQLQRYREELAERARLGYPNCFTNLWALINEALLHGEPHDHKLSDQREALSRGQNPLPIYCALNTKERNLTTFEFGEWCEFSPYEVGFPKYGAFIPAELFGSEFFMGRLTKQLPESRICFLEGIWSNLYAANLQDSLYWSSEPSQFWDRWAQDQASLDKEQVPLLKIEEPPTVAGRIAEFFTDLLTRRPLAQATHNFLHGLSFHKDYFHHPHFSSWKAAKLDGLPNELTPAEPYLCLLDVGYLVNTSCPPLLRPTRDVDLILSLDYNLHGAFQQLQLLGQFCQEQGIPFPPVSPSPEEQCQPRECHLFSDPACPDAPAVLHFPLVNASFREHSAPGVRRTAEEQEAGEVNLSSSDSPYHYSKVTYSQEDADKLLRLTHYNICNNQERLLEALREAVQRRRQRLRCRPE
- the PLA2G4B gene encoding cytosolic phospholipase A2 beta isoform X3; translated protein: MARVRIPYQELEAGRCRAKVPGTCLLTIRVLQARGLPSKDLVTPSDCYVTLWLPTASSHQLQTRTVKNSRNPIWNQSFHFRIHSQLKNIVQLKVFDQDLLTKDDTLLSVLFDVGTLQTGESRHETFSLNPQGKEQLEVEFRLQSLTDCEQLVSNGILVARELSCLHVRLEKAGDQKESEGRVHLVLPGSREGPQEASVEAGSFCFHCPACWEQELSVYLQDAPQERLKVPLRALPSGQVVRLVFPTSQEPLMRVELKKEEGPRELAVRLGCEPCAEERAFLSRRRQVVARALKQALQLDGDLQEDEIPVVAVMATGGGIRAMTSLYGQLAGLKELGLLDCISYITGASGSTWALASLYEDPEWSQKDLAGPIESLKAQVTKSKLGVLAPRQLQRYREELAERARLGYPNCFTNLWALINEALLHGEPHDHKLSDQREALSRGQNPLPIYCALNTKERNLTTFEFGEWCEFSPYEVGFPKYGAFIPAELFGSEFFMGRLTKQLPESRICFLEGIWSNLYAANLQDSLYWSSEPSQFWDRWAQDQASLAAKLDGLPNELTPAEPYLCLLDVGYLVNTSCPPLLRPTRDVDLILSLDYNLHGAFQQLQLLGQFCQEQGIPFPPVSPSPEEQCQPRECHLFSDPACPDAPAVLHFPLVNASFREHSAPGVRRTAEEQEAGEVNLSSSDSPYHYSKVTYSQEDADKLLRLTHYNICNNQERLLEALREAVQRRRQRLRCRPE